The following coding sequences lie in one Flavobacterium cyclinae genomic window:
- a CDS encoding acyl-CoA carboxylase subunit beta, which produces MEDKIKILNDKIALAKLGGGEKRIAAHHAKKKLTARERVEYLLDEGSFEEIGMLVTHRTTDFGMEKEIIYGDGVVTGYGTINGRLVYVFAQDFTVFGGSLSETHAEKICKVMDMAVKNGAPMIGLNDSGGARIQEGVRSLGGYADIFYRNVQASGVIPQISAIMGPCAGGAVYSPAMTDFTMMVENNSYMFVTGPNVVKTVTNEEVTSEELGGASTHASKSGVCHITSPNGIECLEDIKRLLSYIPQNNRETTPKLPYNLQDEVREKLDTIVPDSANKPYDMHEVIGGIIDEDSFFEIHKDFADNIIVGFARLGGRSIGIVANQPMVLAGCLDVNSSIKAARFVRFCDCFNIPLLVLEDVPGFLPGTDQEWNGIITHGAKLLYAFSEATVPRVTVITRKAYGGAYDVMNSKHIGADMNFAWPGAEIAVMGAKGASEIIFKKEISEAADPAAKLLEKEAEYADLFANPYTAAQRGFIDEVILPRDTRRKLIKAFSMLENKVVDTPKRKHGNIPL; this is translated from the coding sequence ATGGAAGATAAAATTAAAATATTAAACGATAAAATAGCTTTAGCCAAATTGGGTGGAGGCGAAAAAAGAATAGCTGCTCATCATGCAAAAAAGAAATTAACGGCAAGAGAACGTGTAGAGTATCTTTTAGACGAAGGTTCGTTTGAAGAAATTGGAATGTTAGTGACACATCGTACTACCGATTTCGGTATGGAAAAAGAAATCATTTATGGCGATGGAGTAGTTACAGGTTATGGAACTATCAACGGAAGATTAGTCTATGTTTTTGCTCAAGATTTTACGGTTTTTGGAGGTTCTTTATCTGAAACTCATGCCGAAAAAATCTGTAAAGTAATGGATATGGCGGTCAAGAATGGCGCTCCTATGATAGGTTTAAATGATTCTGGTGGTGCTCGTATACAGGAAGGTGTTCGTTCACTTGGTGGATATGCGGATATTTTCTACAGAAACGTTCAAGCTTCTGGAGTAATTCCTCAAATTTCAGCTATTATGGGACCATGTGCAGGAGGTGCTGTATATTCTCCAGCGATGACCGATTTCACTATGATGGTGGAAAATAATAGTTATATGTTTGTAACAGGACCAAATGTGGTAAAAACAGTTACAAATGAAGAAGTAACTTCGGAAGAATTAGGAGGAGCTTCAACTCATGCCTCAAAATCTGGAGTTTGTCATATCACGTCTCCTAACGGAATTGAATGTTTAGAAGATATTAAACGATTATTGAGTTACATTCCACAAAATAATAGAGAAACAACTCCAAAATTACCTTATAATTTACAAGATGAGGTTCGTGAAAAATTAGATACTATTGTTCCAGATAGCGCTAATAAACCTTATGATATGCATGAGGTAATTGGTGGAATCATTGATGAAGATTCGTTCTTTGAAATTCATAAAGATTTTGCAGATAATATTATTGTTGGTTTTGCACGTTTAGGTGGAAGAAGTATCGGAATTGTTGCCAACCAACCTATGGTTTTAGCGGGTTGTTTAGATGTAAACAGTTCAATAAAAGCAGCTCGATTTGTAAGATTCTGTGATTGTTTTAATATTCCTTTATTAGTTTTAGAAGACGTGCCAGGATTTTTACCAGGAACGGACCAAGAATGGAACGGAATTATTACTCATGGAGCAAAATTATTATATGCATTTAGTGAAGCTACGGTGCCAAGAGTTACGGTAATTACTCGTAAAGCGTATGGAGGAGCTTATGACGTAATGAATTCTAAACACATTGGGGCTGATATGAATTTTGCTTGGCCAGGTGCTGAAATTGCAGTTATGGGAGCAAAAGGAGCTTCTGAAATTATCTTCAAAAAAGAAATTAGCGAAGCGGCTGATCCGGCAGCTAAATTATTAGAAAAAGAAGCAGAATATGCAGATTTGTTTGCAAATCCTTATACTGCAGCGCAACGTGGATTTATTGATGAAGTAATTTTACCAAGAGATACACGAAGAAAGTTAATTAAAGCATTTAGTATGCTAGAAAATAAGGTGGTAGACACTCCAAAACGTAAACACGGAAATATTCCTCTTTAA
- the serC gene encoding 3-phosphoserine/phosphohydroxythreonine transaminase, which translates to MKKHNYSAGPCILPQEVFEKSAQAILDFNNSGLSILEISHRSKDFVAVMDEARALVLELLGLEGKGYEVLFLGGGASMQFLMAPYNLMKVDGKAAYLDTGTWASGAIKEAKLFGETVVVASSKSENYNHIPKDYTIPSDANYFHCTSNNTIFGTQIKSFPEVNIPLVCDMSSDIFSRVLDFSKFDLIYAGAQKNMGPAGATLVVVKTEILGKTGRTIPSILDYQQHVSKESMYNTPPVFPVYASLLTLQWLKKTGGIAAIEKINEAKAELLYNEIDRNPLFKGTAAKEDRSNMNVTFLLENEAHQEKFDAMWKAAGISGLAGHRSVGGYRASMYNALPIESVQVLVDVMQELEKNI; encoded by the coding sequence ATGAAAAAACACAATTACAGTGCAGGTCCATGTATACTTCCACAAGAAGTATTCGAAAAATCGGCACAAGCTATTTTAGATTTTAACAATTCTGGATTATCTATTTTAGAAATTTCGCACCGCAGTAAAGATTTTGTTGCTGTTATGGATGAAGCTAGAGCTTTAGTTTTAGAGCTTTTAGGACTAGAAGGAAAAGGATATGAAGTTCTTTTTTTAGGTGGAGGTGCTAGTATGCAGTTTTTAATGGCTCCATACAATTTAATGAAAGTTGATGGAAAAGCAGCTTATTTAGATACTGGAACTTGGGCTAGTGGCGCAATCAAAGAAGCAAAATTATTTGGAGAAACTGTTGTAGTTGCCTCTTCAAAATCTGAAAACTATAATCATATTCCTAAAGATTATACAATCCCTTCAGATGCTAATTATTTTCACTGCACAAGTAACAATACCATTTTTGGAACCCAAATAAAATCATTCCCTGAAGTAAATATCCCTTTAGTTTGTGATATGAGTTCAGATATTTTTTCGCGAGTATTAGATTTTTCAAAATTTGATTTAATCTATGCAGGTGCTCAAAAAAATATGGGACCAGCAGGTGCTACACTTGTAGTTGTTAAAACAGAAATCTTAGGTAAAACAGGAAGAACAATTCCTAGTATTTTAGATTACCAACAACATGTTTCTAAAGAAAGTATGTACAATACTCCGCCTGTATTTCCTGTATATGCATCATTACTAACCTTACAATGGTTGAAAAAAACAGGCGGAATTGCTGCAATTGAAAAAATCAACGAAGCCAAAGCTGAATTGCTTTATAATGAAATTGACCGCAACCCACTATTCAAAGGAACAGCAGCAAAAGAAGATAGAAGTAACATGAACGTAACTTTCCTATTAGAAAATGAAGCACATCAAGAAAAATTTGATGCTATGTGGAAAGCGGCTGGTATTTCAGGATTAGCGGGTCACCGTTCTGTTGGCGGATATCGTGCGTCTATGTACAATGCTTTACCAATTGAAAGTGTTCAGGTATTAGTTGATGTAATGCAAGAATTAGAAAAAAATATTTAG
- a CDS encoding D-2-hydroxyacid dehydrogenase: MKVLANDGISKSGIKALEKGGFEVITTKVAQEQVANYINTNDVKVVLVRSATKVRKDIIDACPGLKIIGRGGVGMDNIDVAYAREKGLHVINTPASSSESVAELVFAHLFTGVRFLHDSNRNMPLEGDSNFDGLKKAYANGVELRGKTLGIIGFGRIGQAVAKMALGLGMKVIAADKFVSDAVIRVDFYNGQFINVDIKTEPLEDIFKHSDFITLHVPAQDGYVIGKEEFPLLKDGVGIVNCARGGVIDEVALIEALDNNKVSFAGLDVFENEPNPEIQILMHPKISLTPHIGAATGEAQDRIGTELADQIISLLKNN, from the coding sequence ATGAAAGTTTTAGCAAACGACGGAATTTCAAAAAGCGGAATTAAAGCTTTAGAAAAAGGCGGTTTTGAAGTAATTACAACAAAAGTAGCTCAAGAACAAGTGGCAAACTATATCAATACCAATGATGTAAAAGTCGTATTAGTTCGTAGTGCTACTAAAGTTAGAAAAGACATTATTGATGCATGTCCAGGTTTAAAAATTATAGGACGTGGTGGCGTAGGAATGGACAACATTGATGTAGCTTATGCTCGTGAAAAAGGATTACACGTAATCAACACTCCGGCTTCATCATCTGAAAGTGTTGCAGAATTAGTTTTTGCTCATTTATTCACTGGAGTTCGTTTCTTACATGATTCTAATAGAAATATGCCATTAGAAGGCGATTCAAACTTTGACGGATTAAAGAAAGCCTATGCAAATGGTGTTGAATTAAGAGGTAAAACTTTAGGTATCATTGGATTTGGTAGAATTGGGCAAGCTGTTGCTAAAATGGCTCTTGGATTAGGAATGAAAGTTATTGCAGCTGATAAATTTGTAAGTGATGCTGTAATTAGAGTTGACTTTTATAATGGTCAGTTTATTAATGTTGATATCAAAACAGAACCACTTGAAGACATTTTTAAACATTCTGACTTCATTACATTACATGTTCCTGCTCAAGATGGTTATGTAATTGGTAAAGAAGAGTTCCCTTTATTAAAAGATGGAGTTGGAATTGTAAATTGTGCTCGAGGCGGAGTTATTGATGAAGTAGCTTTAATTGAAGCATTAGATAACAATAAGGTTTCATTTGCAGGATTAGATGTGTTTGAAAACGAACCAAATCCAGAAATTCAAATTTTAATGCATCCAAAAATTTCATTAACACCTCATATTGGTGCAGCAACTGGTGAAGCTCAAGATAGAATTGGTACAGAATTAGCCGATCAAATTATTAGTTTGTTAAAAAACAATTAA
- a CDS encoding methyltransferase family protein → MALKEEFEKQGLWLFRYRGVLPVFILFIGFLLFVYTELHPETFFIKNSPYEIYFEMSCLLIGLFGLFIRICVIGFTPKNTSGRTVKNQVADTLNTKGIYSLVRHPLYLGNYFMWLAPAMLSGNFWFVVAFTLSYWLYYERIMYAEEQFLRNKFGLVYEDWANQVPAFIPDFKNFIKADLSFSWKKVVRKEITGIFVLFAIFFAFDYVGVYLKNEEAPNPFLLYSMIFLLIAIAVIKIIKKKTDWLKQENR, encoded by the coding sequence ATGGCATTAAAAGAAGAATTCGAAAAGCAAGGTTTGTGGCTCTTTAGATATAGAGGAGTTTTGCCTGTATTTATTTTATTCATAGGTTTTTTGCTTTTTGTTTACACGGAGTTACATCCTGAAACTTTTTTCATAAAGAATTCGCCATATGAGATTTATTTTGAAATGAGTTGTTTGTTAATAGGACTATTCGGATTGTTTATTCGAATTTGTGTAATAGGTTTTACACCAAAAAACACTTCTGGTAGAACCGTTAAAAATCAAGTAGCTGATACCTTAAATACGAAAGGAATTTATTCCTTAGTTCGCCACCCTTTATATCTAGGGAATTACTTCATGTGGTTAGCTCCTGCAATGCTATCGGGTAACTTTTGGTTTGTGGTTGCTTTTACACTTTCTTATTGGTTGTATTATGAACGAATTATGTATGCAGAAGAGCAATTCTTAAGAAATAAGTTTGGTTTGGTTTATGAAGATTGGGCTAATCAAGTGCCTGCTTTTATTCCAGATTTTAAAAATTTTATCAAAGCAGATTTATCTTTTAGTTGGAAAAAAGTTGTTCGAAAAGAGATAACTGGAATTTTCGTTTTATTTGCTATTTTCTTTGCCTTTGATTACGTTGGAGTTTATCTTAAAAATGAAGAAGCTCCAAATCCTTTTTTATTATACAGCATGATATTTTTATTAATAGCAATTGCTGTTATTAAAATTATCAAGAAGAAAACCGATTGGCTAAAACAAGAAAACCGATAA
- a CDS encoding DUF6787 family protein, with product MKKLKERWNVTSNLQLIIIFIVFAITGFSSLQLAKPFLNLIGIQETFEPHWLYRVMRIVLIFPIYQVLLVLTGSIFGQFTFFWEFEKKMLTRMKLGFIANYFDSKFKKEKTD from the coding sequence ATGAAAAAGCTTAAAGAACGCTGGAACGTTACCTCTAACCTTCAGTTAATTATTATTTTTATCGTTTTTGCCATCACTGGATTTAGTTCGTTACAATTGGCAAAACCATTTTTAAATCTTATTGGAATACAAGAAACATTTGAACCTCATTGGTTGTATCGAGTAATGAGAATTGTTTTAATTTTTCCTATTTATCAAGTTTTACTAGTTCTTACAGGTTCCATTTTTGGCCAATTTACCTTTTTTTGGGAGTTTGAAAAAAAGATGTTAACAAGAATGAAACTAGGATTCATAGCTAATTATTTTGATTCAAAATTTAAAAAAGAAAAGACCGACTAA
- a CDS encoding acetyl-CoA carboxylase biotin carboxylase subunit, translating into MKKILVANRGEIAIRVMKTAKKMGIKTVAVYSSADRNALHVKYADEAVLIGEAASSQSYLRGDKIIEVCKELGVDAVHPGYGFLSENSTFAEACEKNNIIFIGPKSRAIEMMGSKLAAKEAVKHYNIPMVPGTEDAITDIDAAKKIATEIGFPILIKASAGGGGKGMRVVEKAEDFVSQMDRAISEATNAFGDGSVFIEKYVTKPRHIEIQIMADSHGNIVYVFERECSIQRRHQKVVEEAPSSILTPEKRKEMGEAAVKVAKACDYLGAGTVEFLMDADHNFYFLEMNTRLQVEHPVSELISGLDLVELQIRVARGEALPMKQEDLQIKGHAMELRVYAEDPMNDFLPNVGFLSTYKLPVGEGIRVDNGIEEGMDVPIYYDPMLSKLITYGSTREESIELMIKAIDNYLVEGVATTLPFGKFVMEHEAFRSGDFDTGFVKAYYDAEKLKSKLDTEAQIAAMLAFKKYVEDQKVLRLPN; encoded by the coding sequence ATTAAGAAAATATTAGTTGCCAATCGTGGAGAAATTGCTATTAGAGTAATGAAAACCGCGAAAAAAATGGGAATCAAAACGGTAGCGGTTTATTCTTCTGCCGATAGAAATGCTTTGCATGTAAAATACGCGGATGAAGCTGTTTTAATTGGCGAAGCAGCGTCAAGTCAATCGTATTTGCGTGGTGATAAAATTATCGAAGTTTGTAAAGAACTTGGAGTAGATGCTGTGCATCCAGGTTACGGATTTTTAAGTGAGAACTCAACTTTTGCAGAAGCATGTGAAAAAAACAATATCATTTTCATTGGACCAAAATCCAGAGCAATTGAAATGATGGGAAGTAAGTTAGCAGCAAAAGAAGCTGTGAAACATTACAATATTCCAATGGTTCCAGGAACTGAAGATGCTATTACTGATATTGATGCGGCAAAGAAAATTGCAACCGAAATAGGTTTTCCTATCTTAATTAAAGCTTCTGCTGGTGGTGGAGGAAAAGGAATGCGTGTGGTGGAAAAAGCTGAAGATTTTGTTTCTCAAATGGATAGAGCCATTTCAGAAGCTACCAATGCATTTGGTGATGGTTCAGTTTTCATTGAAAAATATGTAACCAAACCACGTCACATAGAAATTCAAATTATGGCGGATAGTCATGGAAATATTGTCTATGTTTTTGAAAGAGAGTGTAGCATCCAACGTCGTCATCAAAAAGTAGTTGAAGAAGCACCTTCCTCAATTTTAACTCCAGAAAAACGTAAGGAAATGGGTGAGGCAGCTGTTAAAGTAGCCAAAGCTTGTGACTATTTAGGAGCCGGAACAGTTGAGTTTTTGATGGATGCTGATCATAATTTCTATTTCTTGGAAATGAATACACGTTTGCAAGTAGAACACCCAGTTTCTGAATTAATTTCAGGATTGGATTTGGTAGAATTACAAATTCGTGTTGCGCGTGGCGAAGCGTTACCAATGAAACAAGAAGATTTACAAATCAAAGGTCATGCTATGGAACTTCGTGTATATGCCGAAGATCCAATGAATGATTTTTTACCTAATGTAGGTTTTTTAAGTACTTATAAATTACCAGTAGGCGAAGGAATTCGTGTTGATAATGGAATTGAAGAAGGAATGGATGTGCCAATTTACTACGATCCAATGCTTTCTAAATTAATTACTTATGGAAGCACTCGAGAAGAATCTATCGAATTAATGATCAAAGCGATTGATAATTATTTGGTGGAAGGAGTAGCTACAACTTTACCTTTTGGGAAATTTGTAATGGAGCATGAAGCGTTTCGTTCTGGAGATTTTGATACTGGATTTGTAAAAGCTTATTATGATGCAGAAAAGCTGAAATCTAAATTAGATACGGAAGCTCAAATCGCAGCTATGCTAGCTTTTAAAAAATATGTTGAAGATCAAAAAGTACTAAGATTACCAAACTAA
- a CDS encoding DUF6146 family protein: MKYIVFTLFTFISILFACNVSQENKSFEDKPKLESDTIKIVNKKIEYEVLIIDVGFSSWFNSFAKPRNYYSQSYLESRNRVWVLEWNRRAMLSSQYNPNLYEMTINYEQNIDYGYEVNYMIYNYLVYFQLTHNQRLGGFTPRI, from the coding sequence ATGAAATATATAGTTTTTACCCTATTTACATTTATTTCAATTCTATTTGCTTGTAATGTTTCTCAGGAAAATAAAAGTTTTGAAGATAAACCAAAACTTGAGAGTGACACCATTAAGATTGTAAACAAAAAAATAGAATATGAAGTATTAATTATTGATGTAGGCTTTTCATCCTGGTTCAATAGCTTTGCAAAACCCCGAAATTATTATTCGCAATCCTATTTAGAATCCAGAAACAGAGTTTGGGTATTAGAATGGAACAGAAGAGCTATGTTATCTTCTCAATACAATCCTAATCTTTATGAAATGACCATAAACTACGAACAAAATATTGATTATGGCTACGAGGTAAACTACATGATTTATAACTACTTAGTCTATTTTCAATTAACACACAATCAAAGATTAGGAGGTTTTACTCCAAGAATATAA
- a CDS encoding acetyl-CoA carboxylase biotin carboxyl carrier protein subunit — MSTNYKLLVNNTASFEVTENDLQNFDAINVEADKFHVLKESKPYKAEIVSADFISKKYTVKVNNNTYEVAISDPLDELIKSMGIQRGRTKLVNAIKAPMPGLILEINVSVGQEVKENDPLLILEAMKMENCFLSPRDGVIKSISVEKGNAVDKGQLLIEFE, encoded by the coding sequence ATGAGCACAAACTATAAACTTTTAGTAAATAATACGGCTTCTTTTGAAGTTACGGAAAATGATCTTCAAAATTTTGATGCAATTAATGTAGAAGCAGATAAGTTTCATGTACTAAAAGAAAGCAAACCCTACAAGGCTGAAATTGTTTCGGCTGATTTTATTTCAAAAAAATATACTGTCAAGGTTAACAACAACACCTACGAAGTGGCAATTTCAGATCCTTTAGATGAATTAATCAAAAGTATGGGAATTCAACGTGGTAGAACTAAATTGGTTAATGCAATTAAAGCACCAATGCCAGGTTTGATTTTAGAAATTAACGTTTCTGTTGGTCAAGAAGTAAAAGAAAATGATCCTTTATTGATTTTAGAGGCCATGAAAATGGAAAACTGTTTCCTTTCTCCTAGAGATGGAGTTATTAAATCAATTTCTGTTGAAAAAGGAAATGCTGTAGATAAAGGACAATTGTTAATTGAATTCGAATAA
- a CDS encoding 4Fe-4S dicluster domain-containing protein codes for MAIIITDECINCGACEPECPNTAIYEGADDWRWKDGTKLSGKVILPDGTEVDAEAAQTPISDDIYYIVPGKCTECKGFHEEPQCAAVCPVDCCVPDDNHVESEETLLNRQSFLHNE; via the coding sequence ATGGCAATTATAATAACAGACGAATGTATTAACTGCGGGGCTTGTGAGCCAGAATGTCCAAATACAGCAATTTATGAAGGTGCTGATGATTGGAGATGGAAAGATGGTACTAAGTTAAGTGGAAAAGTAATTTTACCTGATGGGACTGAAGTTGATGCTGAAGCAGCACAAACCCCAATTTCAGATGATATTTATTATATAGTTCCAGGAAAATGTACAGAATGTAAAGGGTTTCATGAAGAACCTCAATGTGCAGCCGTTTGTCCTGTTGATTGTTGTGTGCCAGATGATAATCATGTAGAAAGTGAAGAAACCTTACTAAACAGACAATCATTCTTGCATAACGAATAA
- the ychF gene encoding redox-regulated ATPase YchF: MKAGIVGLPNVGKSTLFNCLSNAKAQSANFPFCTIEPNIGVVNVPDPRIARLEELVKPERVQMATVDIVDIAGLVKGASKGEGLGNQFLGNIRECNAIIHVLRCFDNDNIVHVDGNVNPIRDKETIDIELQLKDLETVEKRLEKTNRAAKTGNKEAQAEKALLDRIREILLAGKSARTVVPQNHDEEEMLESFQLITTKPVLYVCNVDEASAVNGNKYVDQVRDLVKDENAEVIVLSVGAEADITELESYEERQMFLQDMGLSEPGSAVLIRAAYKLLKLQTYFTAGVKEVRAWTINIGDTAPKAAGVIHTDFEKGFIRAEVIAFEDFSNYGSEAKVKEAGKLRVEGKEYIVKDGDVMHFRFNV, encoded by the coding sequence ATGAAAGCAGGAATTGTAGGATTACCAAACGTAGGAAAATCAACTTTATTTAATTGTTTATCAAACGCAAAAGCGCAAAGTGCTAACTTTCCGTTTTGTACTATAGAACCAAATATTGGAGTAGTAAATGTTCCAGATCCACGTATTGCTCGTTTAGAGGAATTGGTTAAACCAGAGCGTGTTCAAATGGCAACAGTAGATATTGTTGATATTGCAGGTTTAGTAAAAGGAGCAAGTAAAGGAGAAGGTTTAGGAAATCAATTCTTAGGAAATATTAGAGAGTGTAATGCTATTATTCACGTTTTACGTTGTTTTGATAACGATAATATTGTTCACGTTGATGGAAATGTAAATCCAATTCGCGATAAAGAAACGATTGATATCGAATTGCAATTAAAAGATTTAGAGACGGTAGAAAAACGTTTAGAAAAAACCAATCGTGCTGCTAAAACTGGAAACAAAGAAGCACAAGCTGAAAAAGCATTGTTAGATAGAATTCGCGAAATTTTATTAGCGGGTAAATCAGCTCGTACAGTAGTTCCTCAAAATCATGATGAGGAAGAAATGTTAGAAAGTTTCCAATTGATCACTACAAAACCTGTATTATATGTTTGTAATGTTGACGAAGCATCAGCAGTAAACGGAAACAAATATGTAGACCAAGTTCGTGATTTAGTTAAAGACGAAAATGCTGAGGTAATTGTACTTTCAGTAGGAGCAGAGGCCGATATCACTGAATTAGAAAGCTACGAAGAGCGTCAAATGTTCTTACAAGATATGGGTTTATCTGAGCCAGGTTCGGCAGTATTAATTCGTGCCGCTTATAAATTATTAAAATTACAAACGTATTTCACTGCTGGAGTTAAAGAAGTTCGTGCTTGGACAATCAACATCGGTGATACAGCACCAAAAGCAGCTGGAGTTATTCACACTGATTTTGAAAAAGGTTTCATTCGTGCAGAAGTTATTGCATTTGAAGATTTCTCAAATTACGGTTCTGAAGCAAAAGTTAAAGAAGCTGGAAAATTAAGAGTAGAAGGAAAAGAATATATTGTTAAAGATGGTGATGTAATGCATTTCCGTTTTAACGTGTAA
- a CDS encoding acyl-CoA reductase yields MLQSEIKSSFVELGNFLCQFSEDGNQKSKAVLHNDLFFENFINLIELSQSHNGWFTPEQVYFSIQAWAKALTEENLNQWLSNYNFKKIEPKNVGLVLAGNIPLVGFHDFLSVLISGHNVLVKTSSNDQHLLKFLAKYLISIEPKLNSKITFVEGKLEGFDAVIATGSNNTARYFEYYFKDKPSIIRKNRNSVAVLNGNESFEDLVNLGEDIFRYFGLGCRNVSKLFVPKGYNFDNFFKAMFEYRDVIQYEKYANNYDYNKAVFLMSNFQILDNEFMTIKEDVNYSSPISSVFYEFYENLETINSRLITDAEQIQCIVSNDLIPNSVAFGQTQQPKLWDYADNVDTLAFLSKI; encoded by the coding sequence ATGTTACAAAGTGAAATAAAATCGAGTTTTGTTGAATTAGGGAATTTTTTATGTCAATTTTCTGAGGACGGAAATCAAAAATCTAAAGCGGTTTTACATAACGATTTGTTCTTTGAAAACTTCATAAATTTAATTGAACTTTCGCAATCACACAATGGATGGTTTACTCCAGAACAAGTTTATTTTAGTATTCAAGCTTGGGCAAAAGCATTAACCGAGGAAAACCTAAATCAGTGGCTTTCTAACTATAATTTTAAAAAAATTGAACCTAAGAATGTTGGGTTAGTTTTGGCAGGTAATATTCCTTTAGTAGGTTTTCATGATTTTTTGTCGGTATTAATTTCAGGTCATAATGTATTAGTAAAAACCTCATCTAATGACCAACATTTATTAAAGTTTTTAGCAAAATATTTGATTTCAATCGAACCAAAACTTAACTCAAAAATAACGTTTGTTGAAGGTAAATTAGAAGGATTTGACGCTGTAATTGCCACAGGAAGTAATAATACAGCACGTTATTTTGAATATTATTTTAAGGATAAACCAAGTATTATTCGTAAAAACAGAAATTCAGTTGCCGTTTTAAATGGAAATGAATCATTTGAAGATTTGGTCAATTTAGGTGAAGATATTTTTAGATATTTTGGATTAGGATGTCGAAATGTTTCCAAACTTTTTGTTCCTAAAGGATATAATTTTGATAATTTTTTCAAAGCTATGTTCGAATATCGTGATGTGATTCAATATGAAAAATATGCTAATAATTACGATTACAACAAAGCTGTTTTCTTGATGAGTAATTTCCAAATATTAGACAATGAATTCATGACAATAAAAGAAGATGTAAACTATTCTTCTCCTATTTCTTCTGTTTTTTATGAATTTTACGAAAATTTAGAAACGATTAATTCCCGATTAATTACTGATGCCGAGCAAATTCAATGCATTGTGTCTAATGATTTGATTCCAAATTCCGTTGCATTTGGCCAAACACAACAACCCAAACTATGGGACTATGCAGACAATGTAGATACATTGGCATTTTTATCAAAAATATAA